In the Opitutia bacterium genome, one interval contains:
- a CDS encoding DegT/DnrJ/EryC1/StrS family aminotransferase, translating to MKPRTYLSSPHVGIDELELVKDAFASNWIAPLGPHVDAFENEIAARAGTKHAAALSSGTAALHLAMRWLKLQPSDEVLCSTLTFSASVNPILYERATPVFVDSDERTWNMDPVRLAEAVEDGIKRGKRPKAIVLVHLYGQSADIDPIAAICAAHDIPLIEDAAEALGATYKGRAPGSFGLCGIHSFNGNKIITTSGGGALVSNDRALIEKARFWATQARDPAPHYQHSEVGFNYRMSNVLAAIGRGQLRVLEDRVNARRANCAFYQQAFADLPGIAFMPEADFGRCTRWLTCVTIDSKIAGTDREKVRLALAEENIEARPVWKPMHLQPIFGGTRCYGGDVSERLFRDGLCLPSGSNLTTPDLERVVAAVRKCFGGSNGR from the coding sequence GTGAAACCTAGAACTTACCTTTCATCGCCCCACGTGGGCATCGACGAGTTGGAGCTGGTCAAAGACGCATTTGCGTCGAACTGGATCGCTCCACTCGGACCGCATGTAGATGCGTTCGAAAACGAAATCGCAGCTCGTGCGGGCACCAAGCACGCGGCGGCGCTTTCGTCCGGGACGGCGGCGCTGCATTTGGCGATGCGTTGGCTGAAGCTGCAGCCGTCGGACGAGGTGCTGTGTTCGACTCTGACGTTTTCAGCGAGCGTGAATCCGATTCTTTACGAGCGCGCCACACCGGTGTTCGTCGATTCTGATGAGCGCACTTGGAACATGGATCCTGTGCGGCTCGCCGAGGCGGTTGAGGACGGAATCAAGCGAGGCAAGCGACCGAAGGCGATCGTGCTCGTGCATCTCTACGGACAAAGCGCGGACATCGATCCAATCGCCGCAATTTGCGCGGCTCACGACATCCCTCTCATCGAGGACGCCGCCGAGGCGCTCGGGGCGACTTACAAGGGACGTGCACCGGGCTCGTTCGGACTGTGCGGCATTCACTCGTTCAACGGGAACAAGATCATCACTACGTCCGGAGGCGGCGCGTTGGTGAGCAACGACCGCGCGCTGATCGAGAAGGCACGGTTTTGGGCGACGCAGGCGCGCGATCCTGCGCCGCACTACCAGCACTCCGAAGTAGGCTTCAATTACCGGATGAGCAATGTCCTGGCGGCGATCGGTCGCGGACAATTGCGCGTGCTCGAGGACCGCGTGAATGCACGCCGCGCGAATTGCGCGTTTTATCAGCAGGCGTTCGCGGACCTGCCGGGCATCGCTTTTATGCCGGAGGCGGATTTCGGCCGGTGCACGCGCTGGCTCACGTGCGTCACGATCGATTCCAAGATTGCGGGCACTGATCGTGAGAAGGTGCGGCTCGCTCTCGCAGAGGAGAACATCGAAGCACGGCCGGTTTGGAAACCGATGCATCTGCAGCCGATCTTCGGCGGCACGCGTTGCTATGGGGGCGACGTTTCGGAGCGCCTTTTCCGCGATGGTTTGTGTCTGCCGTCCGGATCCAACCTGACCACTCCGGATCTCGAGCGGGTGGTGGCGGCGGTGCGCAAGTGTTTCGGCGGAAGCAACGGGCGATGA